The Arachis hypogaea cultivar Tifrunner chromosome 19, arahy.Tifrunner.gnm2.J5K5, whole genome shotgun sequence genome has a window encoding:
- the LOC112780106 gene encoding agglutinin-1: protein MAISKPIALVAFITIHLVMMIHTVNSSKEVSFTFESFEPGDLDIVLEGDATISKDNDIHLTKVNDAGVPAHNSVGRASYSAPIRLWDAITGEVASISTSFNFFIKAPYDQNSPADGIAFFVAPHDSTLPPDSSGRFLGLVAGTSVTRGGNSTAARFKASSAASNKFVAVEFDTYTNHENKDPDYKHFGIDVNSIVSSKYTEWTYWENGAVESVSITYDPVAKKLKVVGVYGTHDRIELSYDIDLKSVLPEWVKVGFSASTGENTQVNNLQSWSFSSTLVTDAPEGHIATVV from the coding sequence ATGGCTATCTCGAAACCCATTGCACTTGTTGCTTTCATAACCATCCACCTAGTGATGATGATCCACACCGTGAACTCTTCAAAAGAGGTCTCATTCACCTTCGAAAGTTTCGAGCCGGGTGACTTGGATATCGTCCTCGAAGGCGATGCCACGATCTCAAAAGACAATGACATACACCTTACTAAGGTGAACGATGCTGGTGTCCCAGCACATAACAGCGTGGGTAGAGCCTCGTACTCTGCCCCCATCCGTCTGTGGGACGCCATCACCGGAGAGGTGGCAAGCATTTCCACCTCATTCAACTTCTTCATTAAAGCCCCTTACGACCAGAACTCTCCCGCCGATGGCATTGCCTTCTTCGTCGCTCCACACGACTCAACCCTCCCTCCTGACTCCTCCGGCAGATTCCTCGGCCTTGTTGCTGGCACCTCGGTTACCCGCGGCGGCAACTCCACCGCTGCTCGCTTCAAAGCCTCATCAGCGGCCAGCAACAAATTTGTTGCCGTTGAGTTCGACACCTACACGAACCATGAGAACAAAGACCCAGATTACAAGCACTTCGGAATCGATGTTAACTCCATTGTGTCGTCAAAGTACACAGAGTGGACATACTGGGAGAATGGAGCAGTGGAATCAGTGAGCATAACCTATGATCCTGTCGCCAAGAAGCTCAAGGTTGTTGGTGTTTATGGGACCCACGATCGCATCGAATTGTCTTATGACATAGACTTGAAAAGCGTGCTTCCAGAGTGGGTGAAGGTAGGGTTCTCTGCCTCCACGGGAGAAAATACGCAAGTCAACAACCTTCAATCTTGGTCTTTCAGTTCAACCTTAGTGACCGATGCTCCTGAAGGCCATATTGCTACTGTTGTGTGA